A region from the Pirellulales bacterium genome encodes:
- the nusG gene encoding transcription termination/antitermination factor NusG produces the protein MEGTVVDDESQHPDEADAANAPALPPQDAAPPDVVADAAPTEPASHAREAAGGPDLATAESLDSKSSSTATMVAEDEEPVKLDWYILKVQSNREDSIRDSLLRRVQMEGLDKYFAEVIVPIETVTEFKGGKKKVVKRKLYPGYLVVRMEINDDTWYLVRETPGIGDFTGSIGRPTPMAPQDVAKILSKTEEKPDEAPRLNIRVKKGDRVKINEGTFENFEGEVDSINEASGRVIVIINIFGRPTPVELEHWQIEPL, from the coding sequence ATCGAAGGGACTGTAGTGGACGACGAATCGCAACATCCGGACGAGGCTGACGCGGCAAACGCCCCGGCTCTGCCCCCTCAAGACGCGGCTCCGCCGGATGTCGTCGCCGATGCTGCGCCTACCGAACCAGCCAGCCACGCCCGTGAAGCCGCCGGCGGCCCTGACCTTGCAACCGCCGAATCGCTCGACAGTAAATCGTCGTCGACCGCAACGATGGTTGCCGAAGACGAAGAACCGGTGAAGCTGGATTGGTACATCCTCAAAGTGCAAAGCAATCGTGAAGATTCGATTCGCGATAGCCTTCTTCGCCGCGTTCAGATGGAAGGGCTCGACAAATACTTTGCCGAAGTGATCGTGCCGATTGAAACGGTTACTGAGTTCAAGGGGGGTAAGAAAAAGGTCGTCAAGCGCAAGTTGTATCCCGGTTACCTCGTCGTGCGAATGGAAATCAACGACGACACCTGGTACTTGGTCCGCGAAACTCCCGGCATCGGCGATTTTACCGGCTCGATTGGCCGTCCGACGCCGATGGCACCCCAAGATGTAGCCAAGATCCTTTCTAAGACGGAAGAAAAGCCCGACGAAGCGCCGCGGCTCAATATTCGCGTCAAGAAGGGAGACCGCGTCAAAATCAACGAAGGCACCTTCGAAAACTTTGAAGGTGAAGTTGATAGCATCAACGAGGCTAGCGGCCGCGTGATCGTCATCATCAACATTTTCGGTAGGCCGACACCGGTTG
- the secE gene encoding preprotein translocase subunit SecE: MTRSTFWGEMFSAAIYKRQQGRIARQVTFGALIATLGIGFWRLSQFLVTKGAFWQFGIPLVLFAVGAWLAFRLVNYPPFADFLVAVEAEMSKVSWPTRPELFRSSLVVMITIFGLAALLAVYDLVLHTLLTALWKLGK; the protein is encoded by the coding sequence ATGACTAGGAGCACGTTTTGGGGAGAGATGTTTAGCGCGGCGATTTACAAGCGCCAGCAAGGCCGCATCGCCCGCCAAGTTACTTTTGGTGCGCTCATCGCGACGTTGGGGATTGGTTTTTGGAGATTGAGTCAGTTTTTGGTGACCAAGGGTGCATTTTGGCAATTTGGAATTCCACTCGTGCTGTTTGCCGTGGGAGCCTGGCTGGCTTTCCGCTTGGTAAATTATCCGCCGTTCGCTGACTTTTTAGTGGCGGTGGAAGCCGAAATGTCGAAAGTCTCTTGGCCGACGCGCCCGGAACTATTCCGCAGTTCGCTGGTCGTGATGATTACGATTTTTGGTTTGGCGGCCTTGTTGGCGGTCTATGACCTAGTGCTGCACACATTGCTCACTGCGCTGTGGAAGCTGGGCAAATAA